The Ascochyta rabiei chromosome 10, complete sequence genome has a window encoding:
- a CDS encoding Thioredoxin-dependent peroxiredoxin translates to MAPLKVGDSLPEGVKFEWAPITDADPTACGRPQEYDASKEWAGKKVVLVSVPGAFTPGCQAHHLPPYIQKLSELKSKGVDVVAVIASNDSWVMNAWGKVNGVKGDDILFLSDTKTFFSKNYGWAAGMGDRNGRWAMVFDNGKVTYAENESNPGQVTVSGAEEVLAKL, encoded by the exons ATGGCTCCTCTCAAGGTCGGTGACTCTCTGCCCGAGGGCGTCAAGTTCGA ATGGGCACCCATCACAGACGCTGATCCTACCGCCTGCGGCCGTCCCCAGGAGTACGACGCATCCAAGGAGTGGGCGGGCAAGAAGGTCGTGCTCGTCAGTGTCCCCGGCGCGTTCACGCCCGGCTGCCAGGCGCACCACCTGCCTCCGTACATCCAGAAGCTGTCTGAGCTGAAGAGCAAGGGCGTCGACGTTGTTGCCGTGATTGCGTCCAACGACTCGTGGGTCATGAACGCTTGGGGCAAGGTCAACGGCGTCAAGGGCGACGACATCCTCTTCCTCAGCGACACCAAGACCTTCTTCTCCAAGAACTACGGTTGGGCTGCTGGTATGGGCGACAGGAA CGGTCGCTGGGCTATGGTCTTCGACAACGGCAAGGTCACGTACGCTGAGAACGAGAGCAATCCCGGCCAGGTCACCGTCTCCGGTGCCGAGGAGGTTCTCGCCAAGTTGTAG
- a CDS encoding Arp complex subunit produces the protein MSQSLRPYLQCVRTSLTAAISLSNFASQASERHNVPEIEAASSPEVILNPLTVSRNENERVLIEPSINSVRISIKIKQADEIEHILVHKFTRFLQQRAESFVILRRKPIKGYDISFLITNFHTEEMLKHKLVDFIIQFMEEVDKEISEMKLFLNARARFVAESFLTPFD, from the exons ATG TCCCAATCCCTCCGCCCGTACCTGCAGTGCGTGCGCACTTCGCTCACAGCCGCCATCTCACTCTCCAACTTCGCCTCGCAAGCCTCGGAACGACACAATGTCCCCGAGATCGAAGCCGCGTCGTCTCCCGAAGTGATCCTGAACCCACTCACCGTGTCGCGCAACGAGAACGAGAGGGTCCTGATCGAGCCCAGCATCAACAGCGTGCGCATCAGCATCAAGATCAAGCAGGCCGACGAGATTGAGCACATCCTGGTTCACAAGTTCACACGGTTCCTGCAGCAAAGAGCGGAGAGCTTCGTCATCCTCAGGAGGAAACCGATCAAGGGATACGACATCTCGTTTCTGATCACCAACTTCCACACCGAGGAGATGCTCAAGCACAAGCTGGTCGACTTTATCATTCAGTTCATGGAGGAGGTGGACAAGGAGATCTCCGAGATGAAGCTCTTT TTGAACGCGCGAGCACGTTTCGTGGCCGAGTCCTTCCTTACCCCCTTTGATTAA
- a CDS encoding Ubiquitinyl hydrolase 1: MAVVIVKHQGKKHEIEVDTSSNGETFKYQLFSITGVEPERQKILVKGGQLKDDADMSKLGLKSGQTIMMMGTPSGDDTNIIEKPKEKIKFLEDMDEAEAAQLEGATPAGLQNLGNTCYMNSTLQVLRSVPELQEELLRYADSGPGSSSSANQLSQFGLGGLGASMDLTGSLRDLFRQMGETQQGFPPLMFLNALRTAFPQFAQKSKDGHGYAQQDAEEAWSQIVAQLRQKLRVKNESEAEKKADVSWIDKFMAGKFESVMECDEPAAKEMGEEPVTSEDTFFKLNCHINVETNHLRDGLAAGLKEQIEKRSELLGRNAVYTKTSKISRLPVHLPVHFVRFDWRRDTNKKAKIMRKVTFPDELDAIEFCTDTLKKQLIPVRDKIRDVRKEEVDVERARKRQKRLKAGEENDSDPLAQKEPLQKKKEAAQKKEDANKPAEPVEEIEYKTDAQIEAERAASILAAKKEVLSLVSPELAADDGANQTGLYELRGVITHQGASADSGHYTSFVKKQGAKDPVTGKRKAEDGKWWWFNDDKVSEVDAERIQTLSGGGQSHSALILLYRALPLPTVDEDVEMS; this comes from the exons ATGGC TGTAGTGATCGTCAAGCACCAGGGCAAGAAGCACGAAATCGAGGTCGACACGTCGTCGAACGGCGAGACGTTCAAGTACCAGCTCTTCTCCATCACCGGCGTCGAGCCTGAGCGCCAGAAGATCCTCGTCAAGGGCGGCCAGCTCAAGGATGACGCCGACATGTCGAAGCTGGGGCTCAAGTCCGGCCAGACGATCATGATGATGGGCACGCCCTCAGGCGACGACACAAACATCATCGAGAAGCCCAAGGAGAAGATCAAGTTTCTGGAGGACATGGACGAGGCGGAGGCTGCGCAGCTCGAAGGCGCCACCCCGGCGGGCCTGCAGAACCTGGGCAACACATGCTACATGAACTCGACGCTCCAGGTGTTAAGGTCGGTTCCTGAGCTGCAGGAGGAGCTGCTGCGCTACGCTGACAG CGGCCCTGGCTCATCCAGCTCGGCGAACCAGCTTAGCCAGTTCGGTCTCGGTGGTCTCGGCGCCTCGATGGACCTCACAGGATCTCTGCGCGACCTCTTCAGGCAGATGGGCGAGACCCAGCAGGGCTTCCCTCCCCTCATGTTCCTGAACGCCCTACGAACCGCCTTCCCCCAATTCGCCCAGAAATCCAAGGACGGACACGGCTACGCACAGCAGGACGCGGAAGAGGCCTGGTCACAGATTGTCGCACAGCTGCGACAAAAGTTGCGGGTCAAGAACGAGTCTGAGGCAGAGAAGAAGGCGGACGTTTCCTGGATTGACAAGTTCATGGCTGGCAAATTCGAGTCGGTTATGGAGTGCGACGAGCCTGCAGCAAAGGAGATGGGCGAGGAGCCTGTCACGAGCGAGGACACTTTCTTCAAGCTCAACTGCCACATCAACGTCGAGACAAACCACCTGCGCGACGGTCTGGCTGCTGGTCTAAAGGAGCAGATCGAGAAGCGCTCAGAGCTTCTGGGGCGCAACGCAGTCTACACAAAGACGTCCAAGATCTCGCGACTCCCCGTACACCTGCCCGTCCACTTTGTACGATTCGACTGGCGCCGAGACACCAACAAGAAGGCAAAGATCATGCGCAAGGTTACATTCCCGGACGAGCTGGATGCAATAGAGTTCTGCACGGATACACTGAAGAAACAGCTCATCCCCGTGCGCGACAAGATCCGTGACGTGCGCAAAGAAGAGGTCGACGTTGAGCGTGCCCGTAAGCGCCAGAAGCGCCTGAAGGCGGGCGAGGAGAACGACAGCGACCCGCTCGCACAGAAGGAGCCACTGCAGAAGAAAAAGGAGGCTGCACAGAAGAAGGAGGACGCAAACAAGCCCGCCGAGCCTGTGGAGGAAATTGAGTACAAGACAGACGCTCAAATCGAGGCTGAACGCGCCGCATCCATCCTAGCCGCTAAGAAGGAGGTGCTGTCGCTGGTGAGTCCCGAGCTCGCCGCAGACGATGGTGCCAACCAAACCGGCCTCTACGAGCTGCGTGGCGTCATCACACATCAGGGTGCTAGCGCCGACAGCGGTCACTATACTTCCTTCGTCAAGAAGCAGGGCGCCAAGGACCCGGTCACGGGTAAGAGGAAGGCCGAGGACGGCAAGTGGTGGTGGTTCAACGATGACAAGGTCTCTGAGGTCGACGCCGAGAGAATTCAGACCCTGTCTGGTGGAG GTCAAAGCCACTCGGCCCTGATCCTCCTGTACCGTGCATTGCCACTGCCCACTGTGGACGAGGACGTGGAGATGTCTTAG
- a CDS encoding R8 protein has product MFYSHEVLTNRKYGVATVWLVATLGSKSSLKRITRKQMLDVNVAKACKTIIDPVAPMALRLQGSLLYGVSRVYLQQCGYVLSDAQTAHNTMTLMLRTVKNYALDPEAGRARPEQLVLQDDPSFLPEFAFPPAELLADLNIGFNLEFPRSGESQSLTPFGSRQSSQSSHVAGFGLVLPSSSPNRPGHYRLENDDGRPNVDDILQLDEPDFTFGEDGNIIQFTPSQPALATPAVAGATMHSDAGASARVRWEHEEGQQAGDQVLVGDQVDVDFPIYGDDLPDVEATSSAVAQHQEVVESSSSVAAPMHRKKRAAPTLPQDRRMELRNAEILSWNSNYLSNMKEAARSKVQHRILQQAKKNAEHYVWGAGIGGLGRDEFGAQGPLGRFMGDNLFELFTGMSRNPKLTPKRDRDSGIDEATQQEAHRKRQKIAEPEEIGRAQDDEGFFMLGGDEDVELPREAASALDDEQIFSAMPWNISASKRGSSAIPLSARVTMMSEQGRQGSRAGSRMVSASPLLRRSTGQPSDFEALQSLDSDALGGDDFAFAAPTSDPAEVEGTTQPSARVREALSAEGENFFTFVADAITEKRDRVHDGIETITFEQLLPPPETGKMIACQGFLMLLFLGTKGMLDVQQSAAFGDITLSISEQANTLQTFGVEGDGPADEVVDQEGGAGEDQSSVTEAGDGDALPEPDDSHFQEQMAGGHSVAGNDHAHDSLYDEL; this is encoded by the exons ATGTTTTACAGTCACGAAG TCTTGACAAACCGCAAGTATGGCGTGGCGACAGTGTG GCTTGTTGCGACGCTTGGCTCCAAGTCCAGCTTGAAAAGGATCACGCGCAAGCAGATGCTCGATGTCAATGTAGCAAAAGCCTGTAAGACCATCATCGACCCTGTGGCACCCATGGCGCTGCGTCTGCAGGGAAGTTTGTT GTACGGAGTATCTCGTGTGTATCTGCAGCAGTGCGGTTATGTTCTTTCAGACGCGCAGACGGCACACAACACCATGACGCTCATGCTGCGTACGGTAAAGAACTACGCCCTTGATCCAGAAGCTGGCAGGGCCAG GCCTGAGCAGCTCGTCCTCCAAGATGATCCATCATTCCTCCCCGAGTTCGCCTTCCCTCCAGCAGAGCTTCTGGCAGACCTCAATATCGGCTTTAACCTCGAATTCCCACGCTCTGGCGAGTCCCAGTCACTGACGCCGTTTGGCTCCCGGCAGTCCTCGCAATCTTCACACGTCGCAGGCTTCGGTCTCGTCCTTCCGAGCTCTTCACCGAACCGACCAGGCCATTACAGACTTGAGAATGACGACGGCAGGCCGAATGTTGACGACATACTGCAGCTTGATGAGCCAGACTTCACGTTTGGGGAAGATGGCAACATAATTCAGTTCACTCCCAGTCAGCCTGCGCTAGCAACGCCTGCAGTCGCAGGAGCAACCATGCACAGCGATGCCGGAGCCAGTGCAAGAGTGAGATGGGAGCATGAGGAAGGACAGCAGGCTGGCGATCAA GTCCTCGTTGGCGACCAAGTGGACGTTGATTTCCCCATCTACGGCGATGACTTGCCAGATGTCGAAGCCACTTCTTCAGCTGTGGCTCAACATCAGGAAGTCGTAGAGTCCTCTTCATCAGTAGCCGCACCCATGCACCGGAAGAAACGCGCCGCCCCGACCCTGCCACAGGACAGGAGAATGGAGCTACGCAATGCGGAAATCTTGAGCTGGAACTCCAACTACCTCAGCAACATGAAGGAGGCAGCCCGTTCGAAGGTACAACATCGCATTCTCCAACAGGCGAAGAAGAATGCTGAGCACTACGTCTGGGGTGCAGGCATCGGTGGTCTTGGGCGGGATGAGTTCGGTGCTCAAGGCCCTCTGGGTCGCTTTATGGGAGACAATCTCTTCGAGCTGTTCACTGGAATGAGCAGGAACCCAAAGCTCACGCCGAAACGTGACCGCGACAGTGGCATCGACGAAGCTACACAGCAAGAGGCACATCGTAAGCGACAGAAGATCGCTGAACCTGAGGAGATAGGTCGAGCTCAAGACGACGAAGGCTTCTTTATGCTCGGTGGTGACGAAGATGTGGAGCTTCCCCGTGAGGCAGCCTCTGCGCTCGACGACGAGCAGATTTTCTCTGCGATGCCGTGGAATATCAGCGCCTCCAAGCGTGGCTCCTCTGCTATTCCGCTCAGCGCACGCGTCACGATGATGAGCGAGCAGGGCCGACAGGGCAGCCGTGCCGGCAGCCGCATGGTGTCTGCATCTCCACTGCTCCGCCGCAGCACTGGTCAGCCTAGCGATTTCGAAGCTTTGCAGAGCCTCGACAGTGACGCCCTGGGTGGAGACGACTTTGCATTCGCAGCTCCAACATCGGACCCCGCTGAGGTAGAGGGTACCACGCAGCCTTCAGCGCGTGTACGCGAAGCGCTGTCCGCTGAGGGCGAGAATTTCTTCACATTCGTCGCTGACGCCATCACGGAGAAGCGCGACCGTGTGCATGACGGTATCGAAACCATCACATTCGAGCAGCTACTTCCACCACCAGAGACGGGCAAGATGATCGCCTGCCAGGGCTTCCTGATGCTTTTGTTTCTCGGCACGAAGGGCATGCTCGACGTCCAGCAGTCCGCCGCATTCGGAGACATCACACTGAGCATCTCCGAGCAGGCGAACACGCTGCAGACCTTTGGAGTTGAGGGTGACGGGCCGGCAGACGAGGTGGTGGATCAAGAAGGAGGCGCTGGTGAGGACCAGTCCTCCGTG